The following proteins are co-located in the Solanum pennellii chromosome 1, SPENNV200 genome:
- the LOC107018426 gene encoding transcription factor bHLH95-like yields the protein MQADKSTIVEKAVNHIKKLQNTVEKLEQEKLERLQEQNVRCMSSQKFTNAGNNWEKYLGDQGSTHNSSSITSTTHGINSRMVNNNIPTGFVTWSSPNVILNVCGENAHISVCCPKKSGLFTFICYVLGKHKIEIVSAQVSSDQFRSMFMIQAHAKGGTGTAQVSEASRVEEMYKQVAIEIMSFATPN from the exons atgcaGGCTGATAAGTCCACAATTGTTGAGAAAGCAGTGAACCACATCAAAAAATTGCAGAATACTGTTGAGAAGCTTGAACAGGAAAAATTAGAAAGGCTTCAAGAACAAAATGTGAGGTGTATGAGTTCACAAAAATTCACTAATGCTGGTAACAATTGGGAGAAATATCTGGGTGATCAAGGATCAACACATAATTCTTCCTCTATTACATCAACAACTCATGGTATCAATTCCCGTATGGTGAATAATAACATTCCAACAGGTTTTGTGACATGGAGTTCACCAAACGTGATACTTAATGTTTGTGGTGAAAATGCACATAttagtgtgtgttgtccaaagaaGTCAGGGCTATTCACcttcatttgttatgttttgggGAAACATAAGATTGAGATTGTGTCTGCTCAAGTTTCATCTGATCAATTCAGAAGCATGTTCATGATCCAAGCTCAT GCTAAAGGTGGAACTGGCACAGCTCAAGTCTCTGAAGCATCCAGAGTTGAAGAAATGTACAAGCAAGTTGCGATTGAGATAATGTCATTTGCAACCCCTAATTGA